A genomic segment from Actinomadura hallensis encodes:
- the bioD gene encoding dethiobiotin synthase produces the protein MSVLVVTGTCTGVGKTIVAAAVAAVAATRGTSVAVVKPAQTGVRDGEPGDLDVVRHLAGLDDVHEFARFPDPLSPAAAARRADVPPVRLPEVAERVRALADDRRLVLIEGAGGLLVRYDDEGNTIADLARWLGAAAVVVARADLGTLNHTALTLEAMAHRGVQLAGVVVGAWPDDPDLAMRSNIRDLETIAARPLAGAMPAGAGALDPAEFLLAAHRGLAPSFGGGFDAAAFRDRFGLDSAADDKE, from the coding sequence GTGAGTGTGCTCGTGGTCACCGGGACGTGTACGGGCGTGGGCAAGACGATCGTCGCCGCGGCGGTGGCCGCGGTCGCTGCCACGCGCGGAACGTCCGTCGCGGTCGTCAAGCCCGCGCAGACCGGCGTCCGCGACGGCGAGCCCGGCGACCTCGACGTGGTGCGGCACCTCGCCGGACTGGACGACGTCCACGAGTTCGCCCGCTTCCCCGACCCGCTGTCGCCCGCCGCCGCGGCCCGCCGCGCGGACGTCCCGCCGGTCCGGCTGCCGGAGGTGGCCGAGCGGGTGCGGGCGCTGGCCGACGACCGGCGGCTGGTGCTCATCGAGGGCGCGGGCGGCCTCCTCGTCCGCTACGACGACGAGGGCAACACGATCGCCGACCTCGCCCGCTGGCTCGGCGCCGCCGCCGTCGTCGTGGCCCGCGCCGACCTCGGCACCCTCAACCACACCGCCCTCACCCTGGAGGCGATGGCCCACCGCGGCGTGCAGCTCGCGGGCGTCGTCGTCGGCGCGTGGCCCGACGACCCGGACCTCGCCATGCGCAGCAACATCCGCGACCTGGAGACCATCGCCGCCCGGCCGCTGGCGGGCGCCATGCCCGCCGGGGCGGGCGCGCTGGACCCGGCGGAGTTCCTCCTGGCCGCGCACCGCGGCCTGGCCCCCTCGTTCGGCGGCGGCTTCGACGCCGCCGCCTTCCGCGACCGCTTCGGCCTCGACTCCGCCGCCGACGACAAGGAGTGA
- a CDS encoding carotenoid oxygenase family protein, whose product MPIPRSILARQDVADLDLDVIAGTWPDDVRGHFVVSTSDQRTRPLHAFFGDGIMARLSLRPGTDGAPAGRFAWRARVIDTPSVRLRAKRPDQFTAGPVGTSSPWGFVNAANTAPLPWGDRLFATWDAGRPVEVDPVTLEFIAEVGHRDDWKPAIDQAVLPLVSTTAHPVVDPERGCLWSLSRDVMTGAVSVIRYDGTGKHVRRWDIENAVLPQAAHTITQTRDWLVLADTAYKIDPAEVFGGERTVANNPDGPVLLIRKDDLVPGRATVACKEFRIAPEVNHFYARYDDSDGVQVVMEHSEGVDIGMYLREDDVDVHGRPIDPALRGMYCHGMTPALTTVLVFDPETGEVRERARARDPERWWQAELSAIDWSFEGQTDPTRHHLVYLGFHPEAVNRRAMRNYEGRIDPSLFPAEETPAVLVTHDREDLKALSEWTFSLDDYPTSPSFVPRGRGGSRYAGTNPGGHDGYLVVAVHNDDRFRVELFDAADVGRGPIAVLAPPNGTTMPFLIHSAWMPEAVPAPDVERLAFADDLDARLDRLDPDLAAAAREVAADLAAR is encoded by the coding sequence ATGCCGATACCGCGCTCGATCCTCGCCAGGCAGGACGTCGCCGACCTGGACCTGGACGTCATCGCGGGCACCTGGCCGGACGACGTCCGAGGCCACTTCGTCGTCAGCACGTCCGACCAGCGCACCCGCCCCCTGCACGCCTTCTTCGGCGACGGGATCATGGCGCGGCTGTCGCTGCGGCCCGGCACCGACGGCGCGCCCGCGGGCCGCTTCGCGTGGCGCGCCCGCGTCATCGACACCCCGTCGGTCCGGCTGCGCGCCAAGCGCCCCGACCAGTTCACCGCCGGGCCCGTCGGAACGAGCTCGCCCTGGGGATTCGTCAACGCCGCCAACACCGCGCCGCTGCCGTGGGGTGACCGCCTGTTCGCCACCTGGGACGCCGGACGCCCGGTCGAGGTCGACCCCGTCACGCTGGAGTTCATCGCAGAGGTCGGCCACCGCGACGACTGGAAGCCGGCCATCGACCAGGCCGTCCTCCCGCTGGTCTCCACCACCGCGCACCCGGTCGTCGACCCCGAGCGCGGCTGCCTGTGGAGCCTCAGCCGCGACGTGATGACCGGCGCCGTCTCCGTCATCCGGTACGACGGGACGGGCAAGCACGTCCGGCGCTGGGACATCGAGAACGCGGTGCTCCCGCAGGCCGCCCACACCATCACCCAGACCCGCGACTGGCTCGTCCTCGCCGACACCGCCTACAAGATCGACCCGGCGGAGGTCTTCGGCGGGGAGCGGACCGTCGCCAACAACCCCGACGGGCCCGTCCTGCTCATCCGCAAGGACGACCTGGTTCCCGGCCGCGCCACCGTCGCCTGCAAGGAATTCCGCATCGCCCCCGAGGTCAACCACTTCTACGCCCGGTACGACGACTCCGACGGCGTCCAGGTCGTGATGGAGCACAGCGAGGGCGTGGACATCGGCATGTACCTGCGCGAAGACGACGTCGACGTGCACGGCCGCCCCATCGACCCCGCCCTGCGGGGCATGTACTGCCACGGCATGACGCCCGCGCTCACGACCGTCCTGGTGTTCGACCCGGAGACCGGCGAGGTGCGGGAACGCGCCCGCGCCCGCGACCCGGAACGGTGGTGGCAGGCCGAGCTGTCGGCCATCGACTGGAGCTTCGAGGGGCAGACCGACCCGACCCGGCACCACCTCGTCTACCTCGGCTTCCACCCCGAGGCCGTCAACCGGCGGGCCATGCGCAACTACGAGGGCCGCATCGACCCCTCGCTGTTCCCCGCCGAGGAGACCCCGGCCGTCCTGGTCACCCACGACCGGGAGGACCTCAAGGCCCTGTCCGAGTGGACGTTCTCCCTGGACGACTACCCGACGTCGCCCTCGTTCGTCCCCCGCGGCCGGGGCGGCAGCCGCTACGCCGGAACGAACCCCGGCGGCCACGACGGGTACCTGGTCGTCGCCGTCCACAACGACGACCGGTTCCGCGTCGAGCTGTTCGACGCCGCCGACGTCGGACGCGGGCCCATCGCCGTCCTGGCGCCGCCCAACGGCACGACCATGCCGTTCCTGATCCACTCCGCGTGGATGCCCGAGGCCGTCCCGGCCCCCGACGTGGAGCGGCTCGCGTTCGCCGACGACCTCGACGCGCGCCTCGACCGGCTCGACCCCGACCTGGCCGCCGCGGCGCGCGAGGTCGCCGCCGACCTCGCCGCCCGCTAG
- a CDS encoding acetolactate synthase: MTARHGGDTAIAEIRRHGVETMFTLSGGHVFPLYDGAVGEEPAGGRAGGTVPGTAADPRVLDVRHEQTAVFAAEATARLTRRPGLAVLTAGPGVTNGVSGITTAHFNGSPVVVLGGRAPLGRWGQGALQELDQPPLLAPVTKMAETAGGPDTLAADVARAFATAAAPHRGPVFLDVHMDHLFGPAGPARPGEIPDPPERPADPERLARVAALLKAARRPVLVLGSDVWMDGAETAARAFAEELRLPVVANGQARGVLPAGHELLVTRARGAAFRDADLVVVAGAPLDFRLGYGSFGGGTAKVVHLADAPSQLAPHVRLAGSAAGDLSLLFADLAAACAKAGVSPSAYAHWAEGLRDATHAAIAGDVDLLASGADPIHPLRIYGELSKVLDDDAVVIGDGGDFVSYAGRYVEPRRPGCWLDPGPYGCLGTGLGYAIAARLARPSAQVVLLLGDGAAGLSLMDADSLVRHGLPVVMIVGNNGSWGLEKHPMRMLYGYDVAAELQPRCRYDEVVKALGGAGELVARPDEIGPALRRAFDSGVPYLVNVVTDPDVAYPRQTTGV; this comes from the coding sequence ATGACGGCTCGGCACGGCGGCGACACGGCGATCGCGGAGATCCGCAGGCACGGCGTCGAAACGATGTTCACGCTGTCGGGCGGGCACGTGTTCCCGCTCTACGACGGCGCGGTCGGCGAGGAACCGGCCGGTGGGAGGGCGGGCGGCACCGTCCCGGGGACGGCGGCGGACCCGCGCGTCCTCGACGTCCGGCACGAGCAGACCGCCGTGTTCGCGGCGGAGGCCACGGCGCGGCTCACCCGCCGCCCCGGCCTGGCCGTCCTGACGGCCGGCCCCGGCGTGACGAACGGCGTGAGCGGCATCACCACGGCCCACTTCAACGGGTCGCCGGTCGTGGTGCTCGGCGGCCGCGCCCCGCTCGGCCGGTGGGGCCAGGGCGCGCTCCAGGAACTCGACCAGCCGCCGCTGCTGGCGCCCGTCACGAAGATGGCGGAGACGGCGGGCGGGCCGGACACGCTGGCCGCCGACGTCGCCCGCGCGTTCGCGACGGCCGCGGCCCCGCACCGCGGCCCGGTCTTCCTCGACGTCCACATGGACCATCTGTTCGGCCCCGCCGGCCCGGCCCGCCCCGGCGAGATCCCCGACCCGCCGGAGCGGCCCGCCGACCCGGAGCGGCTGGCCCGGGTCGCCGCGCTGCTGAAGGCGGCGCGGCGCCCGGTCCTCGTGCTCGGCTCCGACGTGTGGATGGACGGCGCCGAGACCGCCGCCCGCGCGTTCGCCGAGGAGCTGCGGCTGCCGGTGGTCGCCAACGGGCAGGCCCGCGGGGTCCTGCCCGCCGGGCACGAGCTGCTCGTCACCCGCGCCAGGGGCGCCGCGTTCCGCGACGCGGACCTCGTGGTCGTCGCGGGCGCCCCGCTGGACTTCCGCCTCGGCTACGGCTCGTTCGGCGGCGGGACCGCGAAGGTCGTGCACCTCGCGGACGCGCCCTCGCAGCTGGCGCCGCACGTGCGCCTCGCCGGGTCCGCGGCCGGGGACCTGTCCCTGCTGTTCGCCGACCTCGCCGCCGCCTGCGCCAAGGCGGGGGTGTCCCCGTCCGCGTACGCGCACTGGGCGGAGGGCCTCCGCGACGCGACCCACGCGGCCATCGCCGGGGACGTCGACCTGCTCGCGTCCGGCGCCGACCCGATCCATCCGCTGCGGATCTACGGGGAGCTGTCCAAGGTCCTCGACGACGACGCCGTGGTGATCGGGGACGGCGGCGACTTCGTCTCCTACGCGGGCAGGTACGTCGAGCCGCGGCGGCCCGGCTGCTGGCTCGACCCCGGCCCGTACGGGTGCCTCGGGACCGGGCTCGGCTACGCGATCGCGGCGCGTCTCGCCCGCCCCTCCGCGCAGGTGGTGCTGCTGCTCGGCGACGGCGCCGCGGGCCTGTCGCTCATGGACGCGGATAGCCTGGTGAGGCACGGTCTCCCGGTCGTGATGATCGTGGGCAACAACGGTTCCTGGGGGCTGGAGAAGCATCCGATGCGCATGCTGTACGGCTACGACGTGGCCGCCGAGCTGCAGCCGCGGTGCCGCTACGACGAGGTCGTGAAGGCGCTCGGCGGAGCCGGGGAGCTCGTCGCCCGTCCGGACGAGATCGGCCCGGCGCTGCGCCGCGCGTTCGACTCGGGCGTCCCGTACCTGGTCAACGTCGTGACCGACCCGGACGTCGCCTACCCCCGCCAGACGACCGGTGTCTGA
- a CDS encoding GNAT family N-acetyltransferase: MPDPAVSDPAVSERAPGPVTVRPARPDEYDLVGDLTVEVYVDGGLVSPASSYVTTLRDAADRAAKCDLLVAEADGEVVGAVAYCGPGSSYAELAGPGEAEFRMLAVREKARGRGAGTAMVLECVGRARAAGLATLRLSTQANMTDAHRLYERLGFVRTPERDWSPVPGLKLMTYALALRPLSGRGSGRRARSSGPSSPSA; encoded by the coding sequence GTGCCTGATCCGGCGGTGTCCGATCCGGCGGTGTCCGAGCGGGCGCCGGGGCCGGTCACCGTGCGTCCCGCCCGCCCGGACGAGTACGACCTGGTCGGCGACCTGACCGTGGAGGTCTACGTGGACGGCGGGCTGGTGTCGCCCGCGTCGTCGTACGTGACCACCCTCCGGGACGCCGCCGACCGCGCCGCGAAGTGCGACCTGCTCGTCGCCGAGGCGGACGGCGAGGTCGTGGGCGCGGTGGCGTACTGCGGGCCGGGCAGCTCCTACGCCGAGCTCGCCGGGCCGGGCGAGGCCGAGTTCCGGATGCTCGCCGTCCGAGAGAAGGCGCGCGGCAGGGGCGCGGGGACGGCGATGGTGCTGGAGTGCGTCGGGCGCGCCCGCGCGGCGGGGCTCGCGACCCTCCGCCTGTCGACCCAGGCGAACATGACCGACGCGCACCGCCTGTACGAGCGGCTGGGGTTCGTCCGCACCCCGGAGCGCGACTGGTCGCCCGTCCCCGGGCTGAAGCTGATGACCTACGCGCTGGCGCTCCGGCCCCTCAGCGGCCGGGGGTCAGGTCGCCGTGCGCGGAGCAGCGGGCCGTCCAGCCCATCGGCGTGA
- a CDS encoding acetyl-CoA carboxylase biotin carboxylase subunit, which translates to MFESVLVANRGEIAGRIIRTAHAMGLKAIAVYSDADADLPFVAEADEAVLIGPADPARSYLNVPAVLEAARRTNAQAVHPGYGFLAESAAFARAVVDHGRVWVGPPPLVIARMSDKINARNLMKEAGVPVAPGVWEPVPDAGTAAEEAARIGYPVMVKPAAGAGGVGMGVAGDEAALREAYETASARAAELFGQDDVLIERYVEGARHVEVQILGRNDGSVVTLGERDCSVQRRTQKVVEETPSPGVAPELREWMLAAAVRAGEAVGYRGVGTVEFLVDPAAQEFFFLEMSTRLQVEHPVTEMVTGLDLVEWQFRIAAGEPGPDPVPRPRGHAIEFRVYAEDPERFLPAPGEIKVWEEPVGDGIRIDAGYAEGDAVTPHYAALLAKLCVSGDDRDHALGRARAALGALRIEGLPTNLPFLREVLGNPEFASGAYDTGLVARMRGAAPGDAAYCDRCGGPAAEGDHAACRDARRMEPPRYCPRCRRRLVVQVTPMGWTARCSAHGDLTPGR; encoded by the coding sequence GTGTTCGAGTCGGTGCTCGTGGCGAACCGCGGCGAGATCGCCGGAAGGATCATCCGCACGGCGCACGCGATGGGCCTCAAGGCCATCGCGGTGTACTCCGACGCCGACGCCGACCTGCCGTTCGTGGCGGAGGCGGACGAGGCGGTGCTGATCGGCCCGGCCGACCCCGCCCGCAGCTACCTCAACGTGCCCGCGGTCCTGGAGGCGGCGCGCCGGACGAACGCGCAGGCCGTGCACCCCGGCTACGGGTTCCTCGCGGAGAGCGCCGCGTTCGCCCGCGCGGTCGTCGACCACGGCCGCGTCTGGGTCGGGCCGCCGCCCCTCGTCATCGCCCGCATGAGCGACAAGATCAACGCGCGGAACCTGATGAAGGAGGCCGGCGTCCCCGTCGCGCCCGGCGTGTGGGAGCCCGTCCCCGACGCCGGCACCGCGGCCGAGGAGGCCGCGCGCATCGGCTACCCCGTGATGGTCAAGCCCGCCGCGGGCGCCGGCGGCGTCGGCATGGGCGTCGCCGGGGACGAGGCGGCGCTGCGCGAGGCGTACGAGACGGCCAGCGCCCGCGCCGCCGAGCTGTTCGGGCAGGACGACGTCCTCATCGAGCGCTACGTGGAGGGCGCCCGGCACGTCGAGGTGCAGATCCTCGGCCGCAACGACGGCTCGGTCGTGACGCTCGGCGAACGCGACTGCTCCGTCCAGCGCCGCACCCAGAAGGTCGTGGAGGAGACGCCGTCGCCCGGGGTCGCCCCCGAGCTGCGCGAGTGGATGCTCGCCGCCGCCGTCCGCGCGGGGGAGGCGGTCGGCTACCGGGGCGTCGGCACCGTCGAGTTCCTCGTCGACCCCGCCGCGCAGGAGTTCTTCTTCCTGGAGATGAGCACCCGCCTCCAGGTGGAGCATCCCGTCACCGAGATGGTCACGGGCCTCGACCTGGTCGAGTGGCAGTTCCGCATCGCGGCGGGCGAGCCCGGCCCGGACCCCGTCCCGCGGCCGCGCGGCCACGCGATCGAGTTCCGCGTCTACGCCGAGGACCCGGAGCGGTTCCTGCCCGCCCCCGGCGAGATCAAGGTGTGGGAGGAGCCCGTCGGCGACGGCATCCGCATCGACGCGGGCTACGCCGAGGGCGACGCGGTCACCCCCCACTACGCGGCGCTGCTCGCCAAACTGTGCGTCTCCGGCGACGACCGCGACCACGCGCTCGGCAGGGCCCGGGCGGCCCTCGGCGCGCTCCGCATCGAGGGGCTCCCGACCAACCTGCCGTTCCTGCGGGAGGTGCTCGGGAACCCGGAGTTCGCGAGCGGCGCCTACGACACCGGGCTGGTCGCGCGCATGCGCGGCGCCGCGCCGGGCGACGCGGCCTACTGCGACCGGTGCGGCGGGCCCGCCGCCGAGGGGGACCACGCCGCGTGCCGCGACGCCCGCCGGATGGAGCCGCCGCGCTACTGCCCCCGCTGCCGCCGCCGCCTGGTCGTGCAGGTCACGCCGATGGGCTGGACGGCCCGCTGCTCCGCGCACGGCGACCTGACCCCCGGCCGCTGA
- a CDS encoding XdhC family protein yields the protein MNGTTEHKTAELRSRRTPYVLATVVRAERPTSAKTGDRALVLPDGTMEGFVGGECAESAVRDQALRLLRSGESTLLRITPDADYAPSRSAGGAGGRPAGDMEGLVTVSNPCLSGGTLDVFLETVIPPALVHVYGDGPVARAIVDVGRAAGFDARPAGTADPPAPDAAAVVVATHGRDEEAVLTAALKAGVPYIGLIASRRRGAAVTSALEHGDRVHTPAGLDIGARTAPEIALSVLAEITAERPALDRDPARPGRTGPGAEPGAEHGAEHGSAGGHGHCCA from the coding sequence ATGAACGGCACGACCGAGCACAAGACGGCGGAGCTGCGCAGCCGCCGGACGCCGTACGTGCTGGCCACGGTCGTGCGGGCCGAGCGCCCGACGAGCGCGAAGACCGGCGACCGGGCGCTCGTCCTGCCCGACGGGACGATGGAGGGGTTCGTCGGCGGGGAGTGCGCCGAGTCGGCGGTGCGCGACCAGGCGCTCCGGCTGCTCCGGTCGGGCGAGTCGACGCTGCTGCGCATCACCCCCGATGCGGACTACGCCCCTTCCCGCTCCGCGGGGGGAGCGGGGGGCCGTCCCGCGGGCGACATGGAGGGACTCGTCACGGTCAGCAACCCGTGCCTGTCGGGCGGGACGCTCGACGTGTTCCTCGAGACGGTGATCCCGCCTGCCCTCGTGCACGTGTACGGGGACGGGCCCGTCGCCCGCGCCATCGTGGACGTCGGCCGCGCCGCCGGGTTCGACGCCCGTCCGGCCGGGACCGCCGACCCGCCGGCCCCGGACGCGGCGGCCGTCGTGGTCGCCACCCACGGCCGGGACGAGGAGGCCGTCCTCACGGCGGCGCTGAAGGCCGGGGTCCCCTACATCGGCCTGATCGCCAGCCGGAGACGGGGCGCGGCGGTGACCTCCGCGCTGGAGCACGGGGACCGGGTGCACACCCCGGCGGGCCTGGACATCGGCGCCCGCACGGCGCCGGAGATCGCCCTGTCGGTGCTCGCGGAGATCACGGCGGAGCGTCCGGCCCTGGACCGGGACCCGGCCCGCCCCGGCCGCACCGGACCCGGCGCGGAACCCGGGGCGGAACACGGGGCGGAACACGGGTCCGCGGGAGGGCACGGTCACTGCTGCGCCTGA
- a CDS encoding aerobic carbon-monoxide dehydrogenase large subunit: MSENGQHPDGQHPDGQAGNGHHGFGRVPRKEDARFIRGRGNYVDDIKLPGMLYGAILRSPHAHARLVSVDTTAAEAHPQVRAVITGETLTGLNLAWMPTLSNDVQAVLATDKVRYQGQEVAFVVAETHYAARDALELIDVDYEALPPVVDARKALDDDAPVIRDDVEGRTDNHIFDWEAGDAEHTDRVFGEAEVVVAQDVLYPRVHPAPLETCGIVADMDKVTGKLTVHTTTQAPHAHRTVYALVAGLPEHKIRVVSPDIGGGFGNKVGIYPGYVCAIVGSIVTGRPVKWIEDRSENLMTTSFARDYHMRGEIAATRDGRIRGLRVKVLADHGAFNGTAQPTKFPAGFFHVFTGSYDIEAAHCAVTGVYTNKAPGGVAYACSFRITEAAYLVERLVDVLAAELGADPAELRMRNLLRAEQFPYSTATGWEYDSGDYPRTLRTALDIAGYDELRAEQAGRRERGEGPLMGIGISFFTEAVGAGPRKHMDILGLGMADGAELRVHPTGKAVLRISVQTQGQGHETTFAQIVAHELGIPVDDVEVVHGDTDQTPFGLGTYGSRSTPVSGAATAVVARKVRERARIVAGAMLEASPEDLEWTPGRWAVRGDPSTGVTMQEIAMAAHGSLELPEGVEGHLDATTVYNPPNLTYPFGAYVAVVDVDPGTGKVTVRRFVAVDDCGVRINPMVVEGQVHGGLADGVGMALMQVMAFDEDGNHLGASFMDYLLPTAVECPSWELGETVTPSPHHPLGAKGVGESATVGSPAAIVNAVVDALRPYGVRHADMPLTPANVWRVVQGRPFRTDLAIP, from the coding sequence ATGAGCGAGAACGGGCAGCACCCCGACGGGCAGCACCCCGACGGGCAGGCCGGCAACGGGCACCACGGTTTCGGCAGGGTGCCGCGCAAGGAGGACGCCCGCTTCATCCGCGGACGCGGCAACTACGTCGACGACATCAAGCTGCCGGGAATGCTCTACGGGGCGATCCTGCGCAGCCCCCACGCCCACGCCAGGCTCGTCTCGGTCGACACCACCGCCGCCGAAGCGCACCCCCAGGTCAGGGCGGTCATCACGGGGGAGACCCTCACGGGCCTGAACCTCGCGTGGATGCCGACCCTGTCCAACGACGTGCAGGCCGTCCTGGCCACCGACAAGGTCCGGTACCAGGGGCAGGAGGTCGCGTTCGTCGTCGCCGAGACCCACTACGCCGCGCGCGACGCGCTGGAGCTGATCGACGTCGACTACGAGGCGCTGCCCCCGGTGGTCGACGCCCGCAAGGCGCTGGACGACGACGCGCCCGTCATCCGCGACGACGTCGAGGGACGCACCGACAACCACATCTTCGACTGGGAGGCGGGCGACGCCGAGCACACCGACCGCGTCTTCGGCGAGGCCGAGGTGGTCGTCGCCCAGGACGTCCTGTACCCGCGGGTGCACCCGGCGCCGCTGGAGACGTGCGGGATCGTCGCCGACATGGACAAGGTGACCGGGAAGCTCACCGTCCACACCACCACGCAGGCGCCGCACGCGCACCGCACCGTGTACGCGCTGGTCGCCGGGCTGCCCGAGCACAAGATCCGGGTCGTGTCGCCCGACATCGGCGGCGGCTTCGGCAACAAGGTCGGCATCTACCCCGGCTACGTCTGCGCGATCGTCGGCTCGATCGTCACGGGCCGCCCGGTCAAGTGGATAGAGGACCGGTCCGAGAACCTCATGACCACCTCGTTCGCCCGCGACTACCACATGCGCGGCGAGATCGCCGCGACGCGGGACGGCCGCATCCGCGGCCTGCGGGTGAAGGTGCTCGCCGACCACGGCGCGTTCAACGGCACCGCGCAGCCGACGAAGTTCCCCGCCGGGTTCTTCCACGTGTTCACCGGCTCGTACGACATCGAGGCCGCGCACTGCGCCGTCACCGGCGTCTACACCAACAAGGCGCCCGGCGGCGTCGCCTACGCCTGCTCGTTCCGCATCACCGAGGCCGCGTACCTGGTGGAGCGCCTGGTCGACGTGCTGGCCGCCGAGCTGGGCGCCGACCCGGCGGAGCTGCGGATGCGCAACCTGCTGCGCGCCGAGCAGTTCCCGTACTCGACGGCGACCGGCTGGGAGTACGACTCCGGCGACTACCCGCGGACGCTGCGCACCGCCCTCGACATCGCCGGGTACGACGAGCTCCGCGCCGAGCAGGCCGGCCGCAGGGAGAGGGGCGAGGGCCCGCTCATGGGCATCGGCATCAGCTTCTTCACCGAGGCGGTCGGCGCCGGGCCCCGCAAGCACATGGACATCCTCGGCCTCGGCATGGCCGACGGCGCCGAACTGCGCGTCCACCCCACCGGCAAGGCGGTGCTGCGGATCTCCGTCCAGACCCAGGGGCAGGGCCACGAGACGACGTTCGCGCAGATCGTCGCGCACGAACTCGGCATCCCCGTCGACGACGTGGAGGTCGTCCACGGCGACACCGACCAGACGCCGTTCGGGCTCGGCACCTACGGGTCGCGGTCCACGCCGGTGTCGGGCGCGGCCACGGCGGTGGTCGCGCGGAAGGTCCGCGAACGGGCCCGGATCGTCGCCGGCGCGATGCTGGAGGCGTCCCCCGAGGACCTCGAATGGACGCCGGGACGCTGGGCCGTGCGCGGCGACCCGTCCACCGGCGTCACCATGCAGGAGATCGCGATGGCCGCGCACGGCAGCCTCGAACTGCCGGAGGGGGTGGAGGGCCACCTCGACGCGACCACCGTCTACAACCCGCCCAACCTCACCTACCCGTTCGGCGCGTACGTCGCGGTCGTGGACGTCGACCCCGGCACCGGCAAGGTCACCGTCCGGCGGTTCGTCGCGGTGGACGACTGCGGCGTCCGGATCAACCCGATGGTCGTCGAGGGGCAGGTGCACGGCGGCCTCGCCGACGGCGTCGGGATGGCGCTCATGCAGGTCATGGCGTTCGACGAGGACGGCAACCACCTCGGCGCGTCGTTCATGGACTACCTGCTGCCGACCGCGGTGGAGTGCCCGTCGTGGGAGCTGGGCGAGACCGTCACCCCGTCCCCGCACCATCCGCTGGGCGCCAAGGGCGTCGGCGAGTCCGCCACGGTCGGCTCGCCCGCCGCGATCGTCAACGCGGTGGTGGACGCGCTCCGGCCGTACGGCGTCCGGCACGCCGACATGCCGCTCACCCCGGCGAACGTCTGGCGCGTCGTCCAGGGGCGGCCGTTCCGCACGGACCTGGCGATCCCATGA
- a CDS encoding (2Fe-2S)-binding protein, producing MNITVTVNGQPYTRDVEPRLLLVHFLRDELDLTGTHWGCDTSNCGACVVWLDDVPVKSCTVLAVMASGREVRTVEGLEKDGELDPVQKGFTECHGLQCGFCTPGMMMTARWLLDHRPDPTEAEIREALSGQICRCTGYENIVRSVRWAAEHPADKAEEVTP from the coding sequence ATGAACATCACCGTGACGGTCAACGGGCAGCCCTACACCCGCGACGTGGAGCCAAGGCTGCTGCTCGTCCACTTCCTGCGCGACGAGCTCGACCTCACCGGGACGCACTGGGGCTGCGACACGTCCAACTGCGGAGCGTGCGTCGTCTGGCTGGACGACGTGCCGGTGAAGTCGTGCACGGTCCTGGCGGTGATGGCGTCCGGCAGGGAGGTCCGCACCGTGGAGGGCCTGGAGAAGGACGGGGAGCTCGACCCCGTCCAGAAGGGCTTCACGGAGTGCCACGGGCTCCAGTGCGGGTTCTGCACCCCCGGGATGATGATGACGGCGCGGTGGCTGCTCGACCACCGCCCGGACCCGACCGAGGCGGAGATCCGGGAGGCGCTGTCGGGCCAGATCTGCCGGTGCACCGGCTACGAGAACATCGTCCGCTCCGTCCGCTGGGCCGCCGAGCACCCCGCCGACAAGGCCGAGGAAGTGACGCCATGA
- a CDS encoding FAD binding domain-containing protein: protein MQVPANFEYEKATTVEEALALLARHGEEARVVAGGHSLIPMMKLRLAQPEALIDINDVTELSRIRIEGDMLCVGALVRHAELLDSAVAGEHFPILHDAERVIADPVVRNRGTVGGSLCQADPSEDLSAAFGALEALAVIRGPDGERTVSLREFHTGPYETVVGPGELLTELRVPIRPGGSSAYQKVERRVGDWPLAAAGAALWLDGGRVVDAGIGLTAVRAEHFVAAEAEEALRGAVPSEEAFAEAGRIAAEHCDPVSDQRGPADYKRHLAGELTTRALRRAYERLQA from the coding sequence GTGCAGGTACCGGCGAACTTCGAGTACGAGAAGGCGACGACCGTCGAGGAGGCGCTCGCGCTCCTCGCGCGCCACGGGGAAGAGGCGAGGGTGGTGGCGGGCGGCCACAGCCTGATCCCCATGATGAAGCTGCGGCTGGCGCAGCCCGAGGCGCTCATCGACATCAACGACGTGACCGAGCTGTCCCGCATCCGGATCGAGGGCGACATGCTCTGCGTCGGCGCGCTCGTCCGGCACGCCGAGCTGCTCGATTCGGCGGTCGCGGGCGAGCACTTCCCGATCCTGCACGACGCGGAACGCGTGATCGCCGACCCCGTCGTGCGCAACCGCGGCACGGTCGGCGGCTCGCTGTGCCAGGCCGACCCGTCGGAGGACCTGTCCGCCGCGTTCGGGGCGCTCGAGGCGCTCGCGGTGATCCGCGGGCCGGACGGCGAGCGCACCGTGTCCCTCCGCGAGTTCCACACCGGCCCGTACGAGACGGTCGTCGGGCCCGGCGAGCTGCTCACCGAGCTGCGCGTCCCGATCCGTCCGGGAGGCTCCAGCGCCTACCAGAAGGTCGAGCGGCGGGTGGGGGACTGGCCGCTCGCCGCCGCCGGAGCCGCGCTGTGGCTGGACGGCGGCCGCGTCGTGGACGCCGGGATCGGGCTGACCGCCGTGCGGGCCGAGCACTTCGTCGCCGCCGAGGCGGAGGAGGCGCTGCGCGGCGCCGTCCCGTCCGAGGAGGCCTTCGCCGAGGCGGGCCGCATCGCCGCCGAGCACTGCGACCCCGTCTCTGACCAGCGGGGACCCGCCGACTACAAGCGCCACCTCGCCGGTGAGCTGACCACCCGCGCGCTGCGCCGCGCCTACGAGAGGTTGCAGGCATGA